A portion of the Candidatus Poribacteria bacterium genome contains these proteins:
- a CDS encoding FAD-binding oxidoreductase, translating into MENSRALHDELKHIVGESGILPEAQIPAYTFDGYVPKAVVLPGSIQEIQNVLRFAAKQDLSVMPAGAGTKLGIGNLPQKVDVVLATTRLNSVIEYEPADLTVTVEAGIPLAVLQTELAKYRQFLSLNPPYAARSTIGGIVATNVSGSFRLRHGTARNQILGLKVVHANGTVVKSGGKVVKNVAGYDLNKLYIGAFGTLGIITEVALKLSPIPARQAILTADFRSVQDAAETGLSIVGSQTLPLFVNLFANADPRLGDATAAKNEPVLTVGFGGDTETVAWQLTHCQEVMEQNGAIGVTIVEDESQQQLQEAIQEFPADNRDIEVVIAKLNLKRTDVAEFVAQVGDADWARDVQMMALLGSGVLYLTVPVTSDTDFQQLADALTQLRQSAMMAQGNLIIETAPPELKRHIDVWGSVGGTLSLMKQVKAKFDPDGLLNPGRFISSI; encoded by the coding sequence ATGGAGAATTCGCGTGCCTTGCACGATGAGCTTAAACATATAGTAGGAGAGTCTGGGATCCTGCCAGAGGCACAGATTCCCGCTTACACTTTTGATGGGTATGTTCCGAAAGCAGTCGTCTTGCCGGGATCCATCCAAGAGATACAAAATGTTCTCCGATTTGCGGCAAAACAGGACTTATCGGTTATGCCTGCAGGTGCTGGCACGAAACTTGGCATCGGGAATCTACCACAAAAGGTAGATGTGGTACTCGCGACAACACGACTCAATAGCGTCATCGAATATGAACCGGCGGATTTAACTGTAACTGTGGAGGCGGGTATTCCTTTAGCCGTTCTACAAACTGAATTAGCGAAATATCGGCAGTTTCTCTCATTGAATCCACCTTATGCAGCCCGAAGCACCATCGGTGGAATTGTTGCAACAAATGTGAGCGGTTCTTTCCGCTTACGACATGGGACTGCTCGAAATCAGATCTTGGGGTTGAAGGTTGTTCACGCAAACGGCACCGTTGTCAAAAGTGGTGGAAAAGTGGTGAAAAATGTCGCAGGTTATGATCTCAACAAGCTTTATATCGGTGCTTTTGGAACGCTCGGTATTATTACTGAAGTGGCTCTCAAATTGTCCCCAATACCGGCACGACAAGCAATCCTCACAGCAGACTTCCGAAGTGTTCAAGACGCTGCTGAAACAGGCTTAAGCATTGTAGGTTCACAGACATTGCCGCTGTTTGTAAATCTATTTGCTAACGCAGATCCAAGGCTTGGCGATGCCACTGCAGCTAAAAATGAACCGGTGCTGACAGTTGGGTTCGGTGGCGATACCGAGACCGTAGCGTGGCAATTGACACACTGCCAAGAAGTTATGGAACAAAATGGCGCGATCGGTGTGACTATTGTAGAAGATGAATCGCAACAACAGCTTCAGGAGGCTATTCAGGAATTCCCGGCTGACAACAGAGATATTGAGGTCGTAATTGCTAAATTGAATCTGAAACGTACCGATGTCGCTGAATTTGTTGCGCAAGTTGGGGACGCGGATTGGGCGCGTGATGTCCAGATGATGGCGTTGCTTGGGAGTGGTGTGTTATATCTCACCGTTCCTGTAACGTCCGACACAGATTTTCAACAACTTGCGGATGCACTCACACAGCTGCGTCAATCGGCAATGATGGCGCAGGGGAACCTTATAATAGAAACCGCACCGCCTGAACTCAAACGACATATTGACGTTTGGGGTTCCGTCGGAGGCACCCTCAGTTTAATGAAACAGGTTAAAGCCAAATTCGATCCGGATGGTTTGTTGAATCCAGGACGTTTTATTTCGAGTATTTAG
- a CDS encoding FAD-binding protein: MDQKEQLIADLTALLGARNVLTDATALSVYECDAAPSFKAMPDIVVFADTAQQVSDIVKLANKYQTPFIARGGGTGLSGGMLSVQGGIIIALNRMDRILEVDLENERAVVEPGVVNLLLTQAVQSRGYHYAPDPSSQKACTIGGNIAENSGGPHTLKYGVTSDHVLGLEVVLPDGEIVEFGGAVEETPGYDLRGVLIGSEGTFGIVTKAIVRLTRNPQAYQTALAVFETMDDASNAVSTIIGEGIIPAALEMMDSLVIRALEEAFQFGFPLDADAILIVELDGIEVGMQNQTDQILEIFKQHNARKVDYAKDEAERQQLWKARKSAFGSFGRLAPNYITQDGVVPRTTLPKVLRRISEISEKYQIPIANVFHAGDGNIHPIVLFNERDADQCERVEHVNMEILSVCAEVGGTITGEHGIGVEKMDYMPLIFSPADLQVMATVKEIFNPTGLCNPGKIFPTAESYAKLGLQPESMRNF; encoded by the coding sequence ATGGACCAAAAAGAACAACTCATTGCTGATCTTACTGCGCTCCTCGGTGCTCGAAATGTTCTAACGGATGCAACTGCACTCTCGGTATACGAATGTGATGCTGCCCCCTCTTTTAAGGCGATGCCAGATATTGTCGTCTTCGCAGATACGGCGCAGCAGGTGTCGGATATCGTAAAGTTAGCGAATAAATACCAGACACCGTTTATTGCACGCGGCGGTGGCACCGGCTTAAGTGGGGGTATGCTCTCTGTCCAAGGTGGAATTATCATTGCGCTCAATCGGATGGATCGCATTTTAGAAGTAGATCTTGAAAACGAACGGGCAGTGGTTGAGCCTGGGGTCGTTAATCTCTTGTTGACGCAGGCAGTGCAAAGCCGAGGTTATCACTACGCACCGGACCCGTCAAGCCAGAAGGCGTGTACGATAGGCGGAAATATCGCCGAAAATTCGGGGGGACCGCACACCCTAAAATACGGTGTTACGTCTGACCATGTACTTGGCTTAGAAGTTGTTTTGCCAGATGGTGAAATCGTAGAATTCGGGGGAGCTGTTGAGGAAACGCCCGGCTACGATTTGCGTGGCGTGTTGATCGGTTCCGAAGGCACATTTGGAATCGTGACAAAGGCGATCGTCCGTCTCACCCGAAATCCGCAAGCATACCAGACAGCACTTGCCGTCTTTGAAACGATGGATGATGCCTCAAACGCTGTCTCAACGATTATCGGTGAAGGTATTATTCCCGCTGCACTCGAAATGATGGACAGTCTTGTTATCCGTGCTTTGGAGGAAGCCTTTCAATTCGGTTTTCCACTTGATGCCGATGCTATTTTGATTGTCGAACTTGATGGTATTGAGGTAGGAATGCAGAACCAAACAGATCAGATTCTGGAAATCTTCAAACAGCACAACGCCCGGAAGGTCGATTATGCCAAAGATGAGGCGGAGCGACAGCAACTCTGGAAAGCGCGGAAAAGCGCGTTTGGTTCATTTGGACGGCTCGCACCCAACTATATCACGCAAGATGGTGTTGTTCCAAGGACGACACTGCCGAAGGTTTTACGGCGCATCTCTGAAATCTCTGAGAAATATCAGATCCCGATCGCAAATGTGTTCCACGCCGGTGATGGCAATATCCATCCCATTGTTCTGTTTAACGAGCGCGACGCGGATCAGTGCGAACGGGTGGAGCATGTGAATATGGAGATTCTGTCTGTATGTGCTGAGGTCGGTGGTACAATCACAGGAGAGCACGGTATCGGTGTTGAAAAGATGGATTATATGCCTCTCATTTTCAGTCCGGCAGATTTACAGGTGATGGCGACTGTTAAGGAAATTTTTAATCCAACAGGACTCTGTAATCCAGGGAAGATTTTCCCAACTGCCGAATCTTACGCGAAACTGGGTTTACAACCCGAGTCAATGAGGAACTTCTAA
- a CDS encoding LamG domain-containing protein yields MRKLILILGMACVITWTLPQLCSAEIDPETAVGVWLFDEGAGKTTKDASGKGHDGTINGAKWKDGKIGKALEFDGAQWVSIDSTPELQLGEELTMMAWFFATDISTWRQLISKSDEYLLRIDPPQEGNRMSAFVKPGGSWEPRASANVPDEKKWIHFAATYDINEKAEQLVVYVNGKKAGVSTRPGKTAVTGNPVEIGKWGGGSYFVGIIDEAAIFNAVLTEDDLTIIVEHGLAKALGGLDVEPTSKLATTWATLKASTNLQ; encoded by the coding sequence ATGCGAAAATTGATATTGATTTTAGGAATGGCTTGTGTGATCACTTGGACACTACCACAGCTCTGTTCTGCCGAAATCGACCCCGAAACAGCCGTTGGTGTATGGCTCTTTGATGAAGGCGCGGGTAAAACAACCAAAGACGCTTCAGGAAAAGGGCACGACGGCACAATCAACGGTGCCAAGTGGAAAGACGGAAAAATTGGAAAAGCACTTGAGTTTGATGGGGCTCAGTGGGTGTCCATTGACTCGACCCCCGAACTACAACTCGGTGAAGAACTCACGATGATGGCATGGTTTTTTGCCACAGATATTTCCACTTGGAGGCAACTCATTTCCAAAAGCGACGAATACCTCTTACGGATCGATCCGCCACAGGAAGGCAATCGGATGTCTGCGTTTGTTAAACCCGGTGGAAGTTGGGAACCGCGAGCCTCCGCGAATGTTCCTGATGAAAAAAAATGGATCCACTTCGCAGCAACTTACGATATCAATGAGAAGGCTGAGCAACTCGTCGTGTACGTAAATGGTAAAAAAGCTGGGGTGAGCACACGTCCTGGAAAAACCGCTGTAACCGGTAATCCTGTTGAGATTGGTAAATGGGGTGGTGGTTCATACTTCGTCGGTATTATCGACGAAGCTGCCATTTTCAACGCTGTTCTCACTGAAGACGATCTCACAATTATCGTGGAACATGGATTAGCAAAGGCACTTGGTGGGTTAGACGTTGAACCGACAAGCAAATTGGCAACAACATGGGCAACCCTTAAAGCAAGCACTAACTTACAATAA